The genomic region ggtggtcataatgttatgcctgatcggtgcatGCTCTAGTGCTatcatttcctttcactggtaTTAAGaagctcaaacctgttccagtatATCAATGTACACATTGAGCTCCATGATGTCAAGGGAATTGTGCACAGAGCCTCCATGATGTCAAGGGCATTGTCCAACatcctacacagagtcctgaccactgaacacctttgggttgACCTGGAAcacgactgcaccccagaccttctcatccgaCATCAGCAATCTATTGACTGTAAGAGCACAAATCCCCTCACGCTCTGTGTCCataatctagtggaaagccttcacagacaAGTGCAGGTTATTATAACATCATATAGAGGCTATATCTGGAATGGGATATTTAAAAGCACATATGAGTGgcgtgtgatggtcaggtgaccATAAACATTTGGCCATAGTGTATACTATATTCAGTAATGTATGAGTAAACACTTAAACTGATTCTGGATGCTCTGGCTATCTTGCTAATATTACTGCTCCATTAAAAATTTGCTCCAGATGGTGGATGAGGCAAGAGCCGCCAAATGGAACGTGTTATGGATTTTGTGACTCATTTCCCCTTCATGTAGACTCTTACATGTTACATCCAATAGACACCAGCAGGCATGCTCAGTCTTACACTTTCCTGAGTGTCAGTCTTGGTTAAAGCTCCCATGAGCATTAtttgagactgtgtgtgtgtgtaagaatttGTGtgaaaggctgtgtgtgtgtgagagatgtatTCTGACCTTCAGCAGCTTGTCCCCTCCTCTCCACGTTTCCTTCCCTCCGCTCCATGATGTGCTGAGGCTAGAGGGCTCTACTGTGTATTGATCAGTACAAATTGTTCTCGAAGTTCACAGCCCCAATTcgaatacattaaaataaattgtcaTTTTGTGTGCCCATGTGCTTTTAAAAGCATATATCATATATAGGCTTTATTTAATGCCTTTAAAATCCCATCACTTTAGCAACACCATTCTGGAGAGGTGTGTCTAAGAACTGAGGAATTGACGGGAATTTAGGGAGGGATGCTGTCGTATTTATTTCGTCCATTCTTTTAGCCAGACCTtgacactctctgtctctctcacacacatacacacactctctcacacacacacacacaaagtcccTTCAAAACATAtccatgtgttgtgttttgtgcatCGTCCTTGCCCTCTGGAATATGGTGTAAAGGAATGCATGCAGTCTGCTACATTATACCTCAGGGTCTACTACATTGAGGACAATGCAACATTTATATCTAACTGTATCCATACAGTGGAAAACATCCCATACACATCAATTCCTTCTGCTGAGTGCATGcgcacatgcgcgcacacacacacacacacacacacacacaccgctggcTACCAGATAGCTCTATGCTACAGTAGGGATAGGATGTTCTGTATTGTGATCAATGGTCTCCTACAACCCCTTTCTCTCAGCTTGTGTATTGCACATGCATGACTCCGAATGCTCCAACACCCAACACAGCAGTGCTCTAATCCAACCCGGCGGTCACTGCATGCCAATGCTGTGCTGCAGTCTTCAGACGTCTAGCTAACCCTAAGCCTAAACTTTTGACTTATTCACTGTGATGCAATGATTTGTACTGTaacatttccttccttccccccTTTCTAGCTCACACTTCCTCCCTACCCTGTTTCTCCCATCACCTCTTTACTCATCCGTACTTCCTCTCTCGGCTAACGCAGCGTTCTGCACTAGGTTTCATTGTTGTGCGAAGCTTTTCACGTTGTTTTCTCTATTCACACTGGAATGTGTGGAGTTAGCGAGAGATGCTAGTATGTACAACCTCATGATCCCTTTGTCATAAAACTCAAAAGTCCAAAGAGGTCTTGTTTtagtaacttttttttaatgctcttTTTCTGACCGAAAAGTTTTCTTGTGATTTTGAGATGGTAAAACTTGTGCTAGTATTTTGTAAAGGCCATGGTTGTCAAATCATGATAAATGAAAAGATTTCTATGAAAGTttgcaaaaatacaaaaaaaataaaaaaatggccGGCTTTTTCACAGATAAAGTGAACACTGGCTGAAATCTTGCTATTCCCAATAATCTGACAATTATTATCTTTAACCTCTTGCATTTTCAAGCTAAACCATTTAGtttgttattaaaattaaacaaaaaaaatcaagatcttgagtaaaaaataaataaataaaaatgaataataatatgcACCTCTCTGGACTTCTGGACTTTTCCCACCTCccatgttttatgttttatgttgtcTACTGCCCTGGACAGCAGTTTCAGGTTTTGcttatttaattaattgtttaattatttaattttgatttgatttattcgCTAAAGACGTAAAACTGGAACTGCTGCCTTCACGGCTGTAGATACAGACCGTAGTTTAATGTAATAAAGATAACATTCATGCCATTAGATAACTTAGACAAGTTCATGtgataaatgttaataatatctgGATGTAGTTGGCATTGACATTCTACTTTTCTTTGTCTGTCCATACCTCCTCCGttcttccctccctccttcccctCCTCCCTCCTTCTTTCATTAGATCCTCCTTCCACCACCACTATGCCTCCCACCACCCCTGTGCTCCCTCTTAACGCCGAGATCTCTGTCACAGCGCCTGGCAATAAGCAGCGGGCCCTCTTCACCTCCCCGACCCTGGCGCCACTGCACGAAGGCAACCTGGGCACCATTGTGGGCGGGGCGGTGGGCGGAGCCCTTTTCctgttgctgcttctggtgCTTGGTGGAGTTTACTACCAGCGGCGGCGACGCACGTTCCGTGGAGACTACTACACCAAGCAGTACCTGGGGCCTTCAGACATGCAGAAAGCACCGCCGCCTCCACCACACGAGCTTCACATCTACTCCAATGAGGCAGACAGGGCCAGTCCTGACACCAAGCTCAAGTCCTGCCATGACGTCAATGGCACCATCCTGTCTGACAAAGACCGGGAGGAGTGGGGCGGCTTCGAGCGGGAGAGATCCCCGAATGGCCGCAGTAGAGCTTTGCGAGAGGCCAACACCCAGCAAAACCTCCAGAACCATCACAACCACAATCAACAGCAGAGCTACCAACCTAACCACCACCCAACCCCCCAGCCCAACCACCAACCAGACCACCAGAGCTTCCTCAGCGGCCCGCACAAGCACAGGAGCTCGCTGCAGCCTGAGTCCCGCAGATACCCTGGCCCTCAGGTGATGGGAAACGGCTCCCCCTTCTTGACGGAGGACTGCTATGACAGTGACTACGTGTCACACACAgatggctccatgatctcccgTCGGGAATGGTACGTCTAACCAGGAAGGCGCTGCAGAAACAGACTGCTTACAACCCTCCGCAGAAGACGTCAAACTTGCAAAAGAATATGATGGTAGAAATAGAAAATGTACTGAAGAAAAAAACGATAAATAGAAAAGCACCTCTTGCACCTTTTTTTCCATGCTTCTACTGTTTTGGTGTGACCTTTTTTTTGGTTGATGTAAAGGATGGGTagcaaaaagagaaaagtaCACCCTGAGTTGCCTGTTTATTAGGAACCCCTGCCTTTTCTCTGCACTTATTGGGCATTTTATCAGGTCCACCTACCATTCAAGTATCATCAAGCACCCTACAGTGTTCTTAGTTAATGTTGCTCCATATAATACTGAATAACAGAGGGTTTCTTCtagcaagcaaataaataaataaatacgtaatTTATTCCACAAACGCTAGAATTGTTAACTATCCAAAGAACCCTTATTCTAACAGATTTAGATTCTAACTGTAGCACATCTACAGCTGTAGATGTTTCCAGACTCCTTTTCCCAGTCCATCAAGTAGTCCATCAGCCACCATAGCACCATCGCTGGTCTGTGGACTTTTGTGTGCTACAGCAATAGGGTTTTATGTGATGAGTGATTAGATTACAGTGGTCCCTTTTTACTGAGCGATACTGAGAGATAACAAGCTCCAGTCAGTATTTTGACACTGAAGTGACCTGGTTGGAAGGTGAACCTgatcaactgtccagtttttgTAAATACAGGTAGAGTTAGCCTAGGGCAAATTTTCATATCTAAATATGCTCAGTGGTCACTGATTTAAGTTAATATTTCTATGTTAATAGCTGAAAATATCCTACTTCCAATTACAGCGAGGCAGCACTGTACACAATCCGTAGAGCTCTGTTATTTCAAAAAGGACAGGTGAGTGTTTCAGACAGCTCTCCCATGATGAAACGGTGAACTTTCAGTAATATTGAAGTTTTAATAGAAACAGAAATTAGCTCTTGTCAACAGTCTGCCATCTGGTGCGGTTACCATGGCAATGCTTCAACATCCCTCCCCTCAGGCATTAAATGGAGTGAGCTGTAGGAACAGTGCTAGACACAGGGAGGActtggcacacacacaaaccactcTACATACAGAGAGCAAGTGGCTGCAGTGTGTTCATGTACCAAAACTTGAGTGTTCAGATGTACATTTTGTTTATCACAACCATTTGCTTACACTGCCCAGTAACGTTGAtcatcaatgtgtatcagtgacCCTTAGTTTAGATTACGCTAGTTCTTataaaatctcttcttttagtGCCTTTCTTCTTGTGTTGAACACGATCTTATCAGTTAGCATGTTTGTTTCTGGAACATTTTTTTCCAAGCACAATGTTCTGATATCTCCGGTCAGACCCTCCCTCTTCTTCCACTCCTGAGCCTCCACCTTGACAGGAAAGTGCTTGTTCCACTTCATGATTCAGTTCATAAATTGAGCTAAGTTTTCCATATTTAGCCGAAGGTGACCTTTTACGCATAAGAAAGCACGCTTTGTAGTATCGAGCAAGCTTAAATTAGCTGCAGTATTTAAAAGATCCCTCAGAGAGGTGAAGCATTCTTTCCTTTAATTTCCTtattcttataaataaataaatccacagaTTGAATGGAACAGATGTATGTAATGAATGGCTCTAAACCATGACCAGCTTTCAggaaatggttttatttttcttctaaacCATAACAAAAGTTACGAGGTCACAGATTTCCAAAATTTTAGTTCAAATTAAGTCAATAAACGAATCTGAAAAAGAGTTGGATGTAATCATGCAACTAAGAATATGCCCACTTTTGAAAGGTCacttatttgttatatttaagGATGGTGCAGCATGTGTCCAGTCAGCCCAGTCAGCCTCTGATTGTAGACTCCAtttagggttgttttttttttttttttttttttaaactttggtgtactttttttttcttctggatGATGCTCAAAATCATCATCAGATCCTGTGTAAAGAGGATGTGTGATTTGTTAGCAGTTGACCTTTCTCAGTGTGATCAAGCCTTAAAGTGTCAACAGTTAAATGTTTAAGTGAAGCTTAATGCAGTCAATATTTTTCATCCGGGTTTTCTGTTCTCCTCTGTACGGAAGCCGACTAAATCGCCCGGAAGTGGCTGTTCAAGATGGCATCTCAGGACAGGAGAAATGGCAGTGATCGGTTAAAAAGAATGTTGATCCGGGAACATGTGCTCCTTAATGTCTGTAAATGCACATCATTAGTGTTAAACCTTCACAGTATATCGAGTGGATGAGTTCTCCGTCTAGCAGTGTGATTTTTTCCACAGATTCCTAACACCTCAGTCCCACATCTGTGGTTTTGGTTAATATGAGTTTTGCTGACTAGGTTAAACAGAAGAGTAATAATTATTAGTTCTAGGTATCACAGCTGTGTCCAGGTCAGGGAGATGAGAGCAGTGCCTTATTGTGAAGATGTAGTTTATTCCAGTGGCGTTCTAAAGGCGTGTTATAATGATCTGTTTGTGAATGTACGTGTGTTTTTGAGTGTTGAATAAGGTGACCAGTGCAGGTGCGTTGCTGAGCGTCCTGTATGGTCCTGGACTTCTCCGGTTCTTCCATTTGCCTTTGCCACTTTAGAAGACCTTTGTCTATTTGTGCCATTacttgtattgtatttttttttcccctgaataGTCAGACAATAGCATATTTTGCTCACCAAAATATGACATTTGTGACACTTGAGttgcaatgcatttaaataaaaaaaaaaaaaaataaataaaaaaaaagaattacagaAAGATGGGAATGTTTGTTGGAAGGTGATGTAATAATTAGTAGGTTTGTAGTTGAAGGGGTAAAGGTTgtgcaaaaaaattaatttgtttattgtgtatatatgttttctCCTGTATAAAGACTAAGACGTGATGATGGAGCACACCAGAGCACGCCTACCACTTCACTGTTTATGATGAAAAGTGCTCAGGCTTACTGAGGTTTCTCAACCACTTGCGCTCCTCTCCACCGGTTTCTGTTCTTTTTCTACAGAGGGgatactgtttaaaaaaacaaaaaaaaacaaaaaaaaaaacaataaaaaaatatggaagAGCTGCATGGCACGAGCgttattttgtaaaaattcATGTTTGGGAtaggttttgttttgaaataaagCACCTTTTCTTCTTTGATGTCTTGATCTTTTATTAACTGATTTCGACGGTGTGGCCATAAGCTCAGcctgtctcttccttttgtTGCCCCAAATGAtcacacaaatactgtaatattCTACTAAATTTTACTCCagatcattttattcattatagttCAGTAGTTTTTATAAGACCAGGTCATAAATACTAATGTTCTCTGTTGTTagacaaaaaaacattcaaattcCTTCATCTCCTGTAAATTCTTTATGCTGGTCAGAGCCTTTGAGGTTTACATTGTCGATCTGTTTATAtttctggaaaaataaagatCAGATGGATCATTTAAGTAAAATCAGAGGCAGTGACAGAAAAATAATTGTGTGAAGGAGTGCGAGTTGTCCGATTGTCTTGCAGTGGATGGTGTGGGAATAAAAACATTCCAGTGCCCACCTCTGTCCTTTTAAAGTGTTTCAAAATCAGTATTTCTCCTTTTAAAACGTGTCGTGGATTTTAATTCAGTACTCATGCATGGCGTTGTAAATCTCTGGTGTCTTAGTCTTCTTTGGATGCCCATAGTAATCAGAGCCTCTTGTCTGATGGTCAATGTTGGAGGGAATCCTGAGCAGTGTGTGCAGATAACTCTACACAGCTCTGAGGTATAGCtaagtggttaagatgttggcctgctggttgtgagttcaaatctcaggaTCATTAAAAACTGCCAGTGCTAGGATTTGAGCAAGACTCTTAACCCTGAACTGCTCAGATGTATTAATAagataagtcactctggataagggtgatATTTGGGGATTACCAGATATGTAAACTGGTATGGTTCAGAATTGAACAGCTGTCTTTCAAGGgccaggtgtttttttttctatctgcACGTGGACAAGATCCAACATTGTAGCTTAATTGTCAGTTCTTAGTTTGTACTGGACAAGATGCTGCAGTAGATTTCAAATAAATGTCAAATAATTAATAGAACGatgatgtttaaaaaatagCCCTAAGTTGTTATGATTAGATATTTATTGGTATTGGTGTATGACCACTCGGTCAAGCCTGCATGACCTGTGAATATTTCTGGTaagctttaaaaagaaaaaaagaaatcatgttcTACGTATCTGTATTTGTAGCTATTTAGAGcacattatctgttcattctgaacAATGTGTTGATATTTGGTTACCAATATAGAGGCACTGTTTTGTGACTTATTAGCTCTACAATGACCTACATTATCATTAGTGACCTGTATTGAGACCCAGGTGCCCCAGTTGCTTGCTCTCTACCTCCCAGTTTGATCTCTGGTATCGGCTCTGTCCGTTTTACCTCCCACACTTTTTACTGTTTACTTTGCTTGATctccacaccatcactcacgCTCCCTCTTACAACCTCTGTCAGAagctcctgtttttttttttttactgccaaAGTACAAAGTTTCAGCCGGAGGCTAAACTAAGAGAGCACTTAAACCCTGGGATAATGTGGACCTGCTTGGATCTATGTTTGCACTGCTGTTCTCTCGATCTGTTTCACTTGAGATGTGAGAAGTGTTGAGGGAGAAAAGATCAGCCAGAGAAACAGGCACAGTGGTGGGTCTAAACCAATGTTTGAGCAGCTGAAACTTTTGAAAGCAGCATTACTAGGTTGCTTGAGCTTCATGGAGTCTTGTGCCTCTTTTGTTCCCTGCCTTCTGTCGTCTCCCTTCCCACCCCCTGTCTGAATGGTTTGGTTCTGAGCAGTGAAATTAGCTCACTAGAATGCCCATCAAAGCCCCAAACACTCCCTCCAATCCCTACGCTATCATAACTGTCCCCATggcaacacactcctctatggCTACTGATAGAGGGCTACTTCCCTTAAGCCATACCTGCACTTCccttctctttttcactctctgtcAGAGACGAACAAGAGCAGCAATGAAAGAAGGGAGTTGCAGAGAATGGGGGTAATTCAGTAgggaagagagaggaaagagagggaATGAAAAGTCATGAAAGCAAGAGACTCAGAATAGGATGAGGGAAAGAGAGCCCAGGGGGCTGGCGGGGGGTGATGAGTATAGTGCTCTGTGGAGATAAAACACACCGTAATGAATTCCTTAATTAATAGACATTCACTGTTCACTGTTACAGTGGGATGATTGGTCATTATGagtatttaaacattttacagaGCTTCGTGCTGCATTTTATAAGCTCACCATGCTCATATAATCTACTCCCTATAAACTGCAGCCTGCTGAAAtgaacacagcacacactcagatCTTCACAATGCTAACCCCGCTGAATTATTTCAGCAAGAGAGATGTATAAGAATGTtgggaaagaagaaagaaattagTACTTAATTAAGGGGCAAAAGAAAGCAACAAAAATGTGTGGAACAAAAAGCCAATTAAAAGCGAGAAAAtaggataaatggataaaagaagaaacatgaacagtaatgaaatgaatgagcgatgaaaaggaaagaaaatatgCAATAACGAAAgaaaggataaaaaataaacttttgaaggaaaaaaaatgccaGAGGAGTAAAAAAAGGGAGAGAATATGTGGAAATTGGAtgaataacagaaaaaaagagaaaaaaaatatattcattaacATTCATAAAATGGGAGTGAGAAAATCTGAGTCAGTGTCAGTAGGAGTTGTGATCAGGAGTGTATCAGTTTGTCAGGAGGAGGAAATCTCTCCCAGCAGCCACAAGACTATACATGAGGAAACACACTCTCTAATGAACACAAACCCTTACTCATCCTCCCCTTCATGCTGAACTGCTCCATACAGTTAACCCtttggggcagcatggtggtgcagtgggtagtTTTCCCACCTCATAGCTTCAAGCTGAACTTGGGTTACTGACTGTGTGGATTTCTTGTGTATTCTCCCCATGTTCCTTCTTGTTCTTCAGTTTCAACCCAACTACCAGGAACTGGCCAGTAAGTGGATTGGCTATGATAAATTACtcgtatatgagtgtgtgaatgagtgtgtgtgcatcatgCTTTGACTGGCCTGCCATTCAGGGTGTATTTCCGGCCTCAAGCCCGGTGTTCCCggatccaccacaaccctgaccaggataaagtgtttaCTGAAAATGAGTTAACCCTCGGGGGAAAAATTTTCCATCTAGTTTAACagtaagaaaataatttttttaaataattattttccaagtgactgtgtgtgtgtgtgtcctgttagactgattgtttaaacaattaataactCTAAATTTGAATGCAGAATGCAGTCTACGCTTCACCTGCATTTGttgtaaaaaaggaaaaaccaaCATGAAAACCAGAGAGCTGTTCTATGGGAGAAAAACAAGACAATTTCCAATATAGAAGCCATACCACTTCTAAGCACTGATCAGACACATTGGAAAAACAGAGATAAGATGCAAAAATTCTGGCAGCATGTGTAACCTCTAAACAAAAGTGATGAAATGGGGAAAATGATGAGAGAATCAAAAGGAAAAAACATAGAAAGAAAAGAtttgctcatgatccaaaacatatgaGCTCATTGCACAAACATGGTGGAGGTAGTGTCATGACTTGGACCTGCATGGCTCTTTCTGGACactgacccaaaacacactgccaacacaacaaagtACTTCATcaggaaggttttagactgacAAATCAATTCTTACCCCAGTTAAACAGCATGTCACTTcctgaaaaagaagagagaaccCCTTCAAAACACTCAACTAAAAGAATCAGTCGTTACAAGCCTGGcaaagcatcacaaaagaagaagaatgccAGAGATTGATGATGTCAGTGCATTGACAGCTTGATGCAGTTATGGCAAGCGatatatgcaaataaatattaagagttatttactttcatttacaTTAAGACTATCTTTACTTTTGCTCACCTAACGACTGAATAGTCTATAACCAAAGGTGTCATGTTCTAATTGTTTAGATTTAAtccagatgtaaatatcaggatcTGATCTGttgtctcatattcatcttttgatctcaaacctaGATGTCTTTAGTGTTCAGTGGGGGAAAACCCTGTATTTGCTGTTCCAGTAATTATAGAGGGGACTGTATgctctatactgtatatattgtatatacacatacaccatagATTTCTTGTTAAGATTGTAGGTACCTCTGCCGGGTAGTTCCCGCCTGAAAGCAATTTTGGATCATTTAGAGGCTTCCTGCAGTGAAAACTGCCCTTGTCTTCTTATCCTAAGAATGACAACCAATCCACTGGTCAGAGTGTCTGACCTTCTGACTTTTCTTACGATCTGATTTTTAAGTGCAAGCATAACAGTGACATAACTGATCCATTTAATCACACCTGAGAAGGCTTGTACATCCCTAGCCTGCTCTTATGCCACCACCCGAGAGTGGCTCATCTAATCCGCACTCACTCTAAACTCAGCCTGAGTCGCTGAGTCAGCATTCTGTACTGGTATTATATCTGAAGGGTAAACATCTCTCAGTACTAGCAGTGCCTCTTCAAAGGACATGGTTCACTGCTGGGTTCAGCTGTTAAAGCTCAGGCTTTAAGACCTGT from Hemibagrus wyckioides isolate EC202008001 linkage group LG18, SWU_Hwy_1.0, whole genome shotgun sequence harbors:
- the nectin3b gene encoding nectin-3-like protein isoform X3, which encodes MSKAGVDMALGKTARYLRNIPNQPATHFTLLILLGISCVEPKVYISAGSTALLDGGNLTTVATCIAERARPPATVFWESDLYGTSEVHIQDDSNGTTTTQVHYTWEPTRHAQGDTLTCVVKHPALPSEFRMPYIINVQFAPDILLLGYDGDWYVGRENVQLKCQVKANPPAHHFQWIRLDGEMPDGVRVVNDSLTFLRPLQRNDSGVYRCEVGNNIGLRTRDLRIRIQDPPSTTTMPPTTPVLPLNAEISVTAPGNKQRALFTSPTLAPLHEGNLGTIVGGAVGGALFLLLLLVLGGVYYQRRRRTFRGDYYTKQYLGPSDMQKAPPPPPHELHIYSNEADRASPDTKLKSCHDVNGTILSDKDREEWGGFERERSPNGRSRALREANTQQNLQNHHNHNQQQSYQPNHHPTPQPNHQPDHQSFLSGPHKHRSSLQPESRRYPGPQVMGNGSPFLTEDCYDSDYVSHTDGSMISRREWYV